In Helicoverpa armigera isolate CAAS_96S chromosome 17, ASM3070526v1, whole genome shotgun sequence, the sequence ATAAAGAAGACcgcaaaaaacataaaagttgaAGACTTTGAATTCACGTACAATCGTCTTGTTAGTCTTGCCGCTGGATTCGCGTTTGAGAATCGTCAAAGATTCCCGAACCTTGTGTCTGAAGAGGCGAAAGTGCTTGGCCTGCAGTGGGACCATAACAACGAGGAGAAATGCAAGCTGTACCTGTCAGCTGTCAGCGGCACCGAGCACTTGATTGATCAGTTCTCATTCTGGCCTCTCTTGTGCGGACTGCGAAAGTACCAACTGAAAAAGCTGCCCGTCGAACTAGTAGTCAAGATGGGAAATATCAAAAACAGCGAAGGCTTGACGATGGCTAAACTCTTGAAGAAACACTTGGTAACCGCTAAACGAGTCTGGCTGATGTTCCCGGGAACTTCTCTGCGTGACTTCCAAACACTTCTCGACGAATCCCCGGAACTCAGAAAACTGTTCCAAGGTTGATATATCAAGTGGTACCTTTTGGATCACAACTTACCggcagataataatataatcaatgttttttaaatattctgccaccatttcatactttttaattgtacatttatatgtttgtacaaatattgtaatCTTATTTTGTTTCCTATTAAACGGAACAACAACAGGCGTTGTATTCATTTTCATTATCCTAACTGAAATCGCTCTTTGTTGCACCCGGTTGCTTTGTTCAAAGACAGAGCGGGTTGTCATAGATATAATAAGTGAAGAAAGCTATTGTA encodes:
- the LOC126053456 gene encoding uncharacterized protein LOC126053456 isoform X1 — protein: MNFIITLLIVAPYKIIVLQSFYSVSQGTSSYCDLFPVRIIIFISRIMENFEFSSEPNTPPATTFNGPQFFNVYKDADFLRIDANVEKLLGRGYELRKKLSTVPAGHTIVLEGMHLERNTPLLIKKTAKNIKVEDFEFTYNRLVSLAAGFAFENRQRFPNLVSEEAKVLGLQWDHNNEEKCKLYLSAVSGTEHLIDQFSFWPLLCGLRKYQLKKLPVELVVKMGNIKNSEGLTMAKLLKKHLVTAKRVWLMFPGTSLRDFQTLLDESPELRKLFQG
- the LOC126053456 gene encoding uncharacterized protein LOC126053456 isoform X2: MNFIITLLIVAPYKIIVLQSFYSVSQGTSSYCDLFPVRIIIIMENFEFSSEPNTPPATTFNGPQFFNVYKDADFLRIDANVEKLLGRGYELRKKLSTVPAGHTIVLEGMHLERNTPLLIKKTAKNIKVEDFEFTYNRLVSLAAGFAFENRQRFPNLVSEEAKVLGLQWDHNNEEKCKLYLSAVSGTEHLIDQFSFWPLLCGLRKYQLKKLPVELVVKMGNIKNSEGLTMAKLLKKHLVTAKRVWLMFPGTSLRDFQTLLDESPELRKLFQG